The following proteins come from a genomic window of Sphaerisporangium rubeum:
- a CDS encoding methionyl-tRNA formyltransferase, whose protein sequence is MRVAMFGYQTWGHRTLRALLDSGHEVVLVVTHPASDHAYERIWDDSVADLAAEHGLPVLLRGRPGDGELLAALRDAAPDVIVANNWRTWLPPEIFDLPPHGTLNVHDSLLPAYAGFSPLIWALINGEKEVGVTAHRMNAELDAGDIVLQRAVPVGPHDTAADLFHRTVDLIEPIVRESLDLIASGTAVWTPQDRSQASFFHKRSEEDSRIDWTWPADALERLVRAQCDPYPNAFTYHRGRRLRIVSAALSTARYGGTPGRVFIREGDGVVVVAGADARTGEHPGLLVRRVRTDDGAEHAAGDYFRAMGDYLTPRP, encoded by the coding sequence ATGCGGGTCGCCATGTTCGGCTACCAGACCTGGGGTCACCGCACGCTGCGGGCCCTGCTGGACTCCGGCCACGAGGTGGTGCTCGTCGTCACCCACCCCGCGAGCGACCACGCCTACGAGCGCATCTGGGACGACTCGGTGGCCGATCTCGCCGCCGAGCACGGCCTGCCGGTCCTGCTGCGCGGCAGGCCCGGCGACGGCGAACTGCTCGCCGCGCTGCGCGACGCCGCGCCGGACGTCATCGTCGCCAACAACTGGCGCACGTGGCTGCCGCCGGAGATCTTCGACCTGCCGCCGCACGGCACCCTCAACGTGCACGACTCGCTGCTGCCGGCCTACGCGGGTTTCTCACCGCTCATCTGGGCCCTCATCAACGGCGAGAAGGAGGTCGGGGTCACCGCGCACCGCATGAACGCCGAACTCGACGCCGGCGACATCGTGCTCCAGCGCGCCGTGCCGGTGGGGCCGCACGACACCGCCGCCGACCTGTTCCACCGCACCGTGGACCTCATCGAGCCCATCGTGCGCGAGTCGCTCGACCTCATCGCGTCCGGCACGGCGGTGTGGACGCCGCAGGACCGCAGCCAGGCGAGCTTCTTCCACAAACGATCCGAGGAGGACAGCCGCATCGACTGGACCTGGCCCGCCGACGCGCTGGAACGCCTGGTGCGCGCGCAGTGCGACCCCTACCCCAACGCCTTCACCTACCACCGGGGCCGGCGCCTGCGCATCGTTTCGGCGGCCCTGTCCACGGCACGGTACGGCGGCACGCCTGGCCGGGTGTTCATCCGCGAAGGCGACGGGGTGGTCGTCGTCGCCGGCGCGGACGCGCGCACCGGGGAGCACCCCGGCCTGCTGGTGCGCCGCGTCCGCACCGACGACGGGGCTGAGCACGCCGCCGGCGACTACTTCCGCGCCATGGGGGACTACCTGACGCCGCGGCCCTGA
- a CDS encoding ABC transporter ATP-binding protein: MSIPATSPAPVRPLPAGPDLRAEGLRLAYDDRVVVRDLDLLVPPGRVTAIVGANACGKSTLLRALARLLAPRAGAVRLDGRAVHRIPTRELARQLGILPQAPVAPEGLTVVDLVTRGRSPHQTWWRQWSGADEQAVRGALAATGLTELADRPVDELSGGQRQRAWIAMAVAQETPVLLLDEPTTYLDLAHQIDVLDLVTDLNRRENRTVVMVLHDLNHACRYADHVIAMKDGSVVAEGPPADVVTAGTVEHVFGLRCQVTTDPVSGTPLVIPVGRHHEAAAGR; this comes from the coding sequence TGCGGCTCGCCTACGACGACCGGGTCGTGGTACGGGACCTGGACCTGCTGGTGCCACCGGGCCGGGTGACGGCGATCGTCGGCGCGAACGCCTGCGGCAAGTCGACGCTGCTGCGGGCCCTCGCGCGGCTGCTCGCGCCGCGCGCCGGCGCCGTACGGCTGGACGGCCGCGCCGTGCACCGCATCCCCACCAGGGAACTCGCCAGGCAGCTCGGCATCCTGCCGCAGGCCCCGGTCGCGCCTGAGGGGCTGACCGTCGTTGACCTGGTGACCAGGGGACGGTCGCCGCACCAGACCTGGTGGCGGCAGTGGTCCGGCGCCGACGAGCAGGCCGTGCGGGGGGCCCTGGCGGCGACCGGGCTGACCGAACTGGCGGACCGGCCGGTGGACGAGCTGTCCGGCGGCCAGCGGCAGCGGGCCTGGATCGCGATGGCCGTCGCGCAGGAGACACCGGTGCTGCTGCTCGACGAGCCGACGACGTACCTGGACCTGGCGCACCAGATCGACGTGCTGGACCTGGTGACCGACCTGAACCGGCGGGAGAACCGCACCGTCGTGATGGTGCTGCACGACCTGAACCACGCCTGCCGGTACGCCGACCACGTCATCGCCATGAAGGACGGGAGCGTCGTCGCCGAGGGCCCGCCGGCCGATGTCGTCACCGCCGGGACGGTGGAGCACGTCTTCGGCCTGCGGTGCCAGGTCACCACCGACCCGGTCAGCGGAACGCCGCTGGTCATCCCGGTCGGCCGCCACCACGAGGCCGCGGCCGGCCGATGA